From Corticium candelabrum chromosome 9, ooCorCand1.1, whole genome shotgun sequence:
ACTGCTCATATTGATTCGAATGATCAAACTTGGTAGACGTGTTGGTCCACTGCTGTTGTTTATTAGGAGAGCGACAGTGTGGAAAGTCCGGTTGCGACGTCAAATCGACTTGAGTGGTAGAGTAGCCGGATCGATTCACTTGATCAACGTGTGACGTCTTATCTACCACCAAAGGTTGTGTAGTAGTCTCCACTGCTAGCACTGCTGACTGATTGTATGGCAAGACGTCTACATTCTGGGTGTGAGTCACGGTGTCTTGCGTCTCCGTCCTTCTCACGGAGTTATTACCACATCCCGGACTCAAAAACTGGCCTCCTCCTCCGCATGCACTCGAGTGTTGTTTTTCCTCCACAGATGACACAGGTAATGTCTGTCCGTTTACtgttgaaagtgtcatactGATAACTTGCCGCTGTTGAGAGATCACAGACGGCTGTACAGACAACATTCCTCCTATCGTGTTAACATCTCCCGTGCACAACGACTTCATGTTAACGCTGTCGTGTTTAGGAGCTGTAGTCTGACTTGGAGACACGTTTGCAGTCAAAGGAGGAGATAGTTGTATAACTCTTGGAGTAGTGGTCACGTTAGTAGTCACCGGAGTGACCACTTCCTGGATGCTGTGTTCTGATAGTTTCGGTTCAGTCATGACTTCACTCTGAGGTGACAACTGCTTCAACGATTTAGAAGCTGTTTGCTGTACGTCAACAACTACATCATCTTACATACACTATCGGCGACACAAACCGTTTGtacctgttgtttgtttgatttattGGCCATTTCCTTAATTGTTGCTAACCTTTCGTTTGCTTGTAGCAGCCGCGTCTGTAGCTGTTTGTTCTCCTCTTCCAAACTAGCTATTCTTTCTGCCAACGGTTTCGATAATAATTCAAACACCTCGTTTACTCTTGATGATACGATGTCGGTGATAGCCTAAAACACCAATTAGAGCATGAGGTGTACTCATTGTCGACGTGCGAAACACTAGGCATAGTAGTGcaggccggtcacgtgacgtacgacCGACCAGTTACGCAATGGCATAACACGTGactaaatagaataaatatcCTGTATGTCTATATGGTGGACGTCAATCAAGCTGTACAGCTATGGCATgaggagggtttgcactgtagtgcttcttcactAGAACTAAAGTAATACTCATCTGTGTATCACTGCAACACTTACAACCACTCAGGTCATAGGTGCATATAcagtagcctcgaacttccagatcAGAGAGcgtgaactctagtctggaccagaatggtacaaaaatgatttcggaaatagccttctaagaactggaatgtcggttgtaaattctgattggtttagtaGTAATttgttatgctaagtgcactaacgctgattatGCGTGTGTGAAATCCTCCTGGATGACTAAGTGCATGCCAAAGCCGTGAATaaagactctggtgcatgcatgcatcttagttttagtttcagcttcagttcttcgatctcTTCAAGCTTGTGGTGataggacatgcacagcagcgtcgctagaccatcacctttgacaactggtcgagcggtagtctcgctagttgagcagttagactagctagGGTTCTGCCGAgtgtcgtcgtttcatgccgtccaccaaaaCATCGCTGCAAACAcagcagacgtctcttcttcgttcgtgagatctcatggcatttacaaagaatgtttgtgtaatgcaaaagcatggtatctttccatctcattattgaactaggtaaaacaaccctacgctgttagactaccagttagcatcgctttttgataagtacttccaaaTCATTTTTATATCGTTTTGGTCCAAACTAGAGTTTGCATGCgttctggtctggaaattcgaggctacatATACAGCAGAGCAAGACCCATCCATTTAGCACAATAATTTTAGTATATGATATCAACTAAAGACACACCTGCAGCAGCACCGTTCTACTGCTGACTTTTGTTAATCATTTCTTAGATGCTACGGTAGCATTCAACTGGCTGCTTGACTATACAGTctgcgtcaaaactattgacacatttccggtTTACTTGTGCTATTATTGGAaagtttcttgttttgctatCTATTAAGAAACCGCACCAattttttctcaaacagctgaaaagcagtcacaaaagctattccatagtatGAGCATCCGTGTAGAGAAATTTTCCATCATGAAATGAGTTGTGAAAGACAACGCCGCTATATTCTGTTACTATACCGCTCCAGTACCAAAAAGCCATCTAAGATCTGCCaacttttacgtgtttctCGCTCTACTGCTTACTGAACTCTCCATAGACTGAACTCTGGAGAAGAAGTTCAATGCAGAGCTTCCCGTGGAAACCCAAAAAACTAGCTGAACCATCaaacagcttcaattagtgaATATGACATCAATGcaacaaggaacaacaaatcagcaaacaactTGCACATCAGCTTACAGAGCAGGAAGTTGTCGTCATGCAGTTCTTCCACCAGcagaagagaacttcatgaTGCAAGTATTGCTACACGATGCCTAAGAATTAAAATTCCGCTGCTAGTGAAGCTAGAAGAATGAGACTCTGGGCGTCACGGTTTCTCGATTGGCCCGCTAGCTCACCAGATCTTGCATGAAATAGAACACTTTTGGGCAGTCATCAAGCGACGTGTTGAGCTTCTAGGcctcaaaacgttcatgaactgGAAGACGCAATCCAGGCGGAGTGACATTTGCTCAcgccttgtgatctgttgcTGTACATTGACTGCATGTCTAGCCGAATGCGCCTTTGTCTAGAGCTACGCTAATGATCAAGAAATGAAAGGAggacacaagctactgatgcACACTTGTATGTTTCTAAAAGTCTACCAAACCTACAAGCATATACAATAGTTCTCTTCTATCTAGAAATGTACGTGACGTGAAAACGGATGCGTTtctgttcacactagccattGCCCCGCCTCCAACcataaatgtgtcaatagttttgacgcggactgtacCTACTGTAAATACAATATGTACCCTACTAATCCAATTTTTTATCAAATAAAGTTCTTTTCAAAACTTCTGTTCTTGTAAAACTGTTTCGTAAAGAAAATAGTTTTCCCACCTTGAAAAACTTTCTATATAAGGGATTTTCTTTTTGTGCGTGTGCTTTTTGGTTATGGCGTGTTCTGCTAGTAAGTGGAAGGCGACACGAGATTCATTTCCAGAGAGCAATACGTCTCTTTTAGAGTttgggtttgtttgtctgtcaaagcAAAGTGCCTACACCAAAGCCAATTACGTACCTTGAATCGATGATGATAAAGATGACAGAAGACAAATAAAGATTTATCCAAAAAGTACTTAATGAAAAGAACTCGAATCGATaaaaaagatttcagtgaCTTTGAAAAACGTGATTCGATAAAAAATAGAATCAGTAGGGTACCATGTAGTGGAATTAAACTTAGGGGTggaaattaatattaatatcacgTGATCACTACAAACTCTTACTTCAAGGTTTTTACTCAACATCTAGAGGATATCCGACATTCACAAGTGACACTTCCACACACTTAACAAACAAACCTTTGGCTTATAGCCGAAACACGCATGTGTCTGCGTTTCTGAATGAACTTTCTGTGCCTTTTCGTTCTCCAGTTTGCTCTCCACGCAAATAGCCGTAAACCGTTTTCCATCTGCTTTCTGCACAGGTGACGTTGTCAATCCGTTTGTCATTCTTTCCGGTGTGTTTACCGTCAGAGCTGGAGTGTGGAGAGGCCTCATGGGCGGTGGTGATGGCTTCATGGGCTTCACTCTCAACGTACCAGAGGCTAAGTTGATGGAACGCGCGCCATTGCGCAAAATGGCGGGACCTACACAAAGGATATCGGCAAAGTCAGAGCTACACGAGTCGAGTCGTGATTGGTCAGCTAACGTTTGGCTTCGTGCCCGGTGATCACAGACTCGGCGCTTCTGTAACACACAAGTCGACATTCACTCATCACAAAAGATTTTTAGCGTTCACAACAAGCCACACACCTCTTCCGTTCGAACATCGACGTTTTGTCCATTGCTGCACCTCGTCTCCTTCACCACAACTAGCTAGGCAACGCTATGGGCAGCGTCAATCACGCTCCAGCTTACTAAAAAGGGTCCCGTTGCTAGAAATGGTTGGCAGAACGTCCTCTCATCTGAACGGCCTCGCACATGAATCGTAGGCCTAGTGCGTGGGACTGAGCATGCGTAGGCTGGAGGATTGTGGCTAGACACCGTGTACCGTTGAAAAGCTTTGCGAATGCTAGCAGCGACTAGAGCAATCGTGAGTAGGCGCCTTCAGTCCACAAGTTAGGAAACGATTATTAGTTTAGCTACGTAGTTCACGCTTCTGGGCCGATCGCACGTTCTTCGGATCCGGTCCCGTTTGAGGTTTTGAAGTGATCGCTTTCTTATTGTATTTTAGAAGCACTTCTGGGTTGTGGAAGTAATGTTATAGACAAGTTCTTCAAAGTAGAAGGTGAGAATTGATACGTACAGTCCCGTAGATTACTCTCATCTAGTCGTGTACATGTCTAGCTCTTCCCAAACCTGGAGAAAAAGGATATTTCGCGAGGTGAAATGTGCTAAATTGTAACACTTATGAATTATACTTCTACTGATCAATTGATTGTGCAGTTCAGAGCGAATTCTGGAACGAAGTTTAGTGGGAGGCGTGACTCTTAATCATCTGGCGTGGGCTGCTTTGCTGGGAGGTGTCCATTCACGTTACTAGAGTTTCGTCTGTTGTAAGCAAAATGATCTTTCAGTTCCAGCAAGTTTGTTGGCTTTACAAGGAGATGATCAATCAGGCAGATTTATAAGATCTGCTCTCTCACAGCAATATCATGTGGATACCAGCTTCATCAAAGGTTCACCTACAAACTGAAAATATTTGTTCTAGAACTCTCTGTTGCTAGTATAGCTATGTTCTTACTTATGCAGTTAGCAAAGACTACACTACATCAGAGGTAGGTAGGCTGAATACAGACAAAATATTATGCCAATACAACAACTATTGAGTATATTTGAATGCATAGTCATTGTGCTGTGATTGTGCAGTGTTTTGTTTTCATACAACGGGATGGAGAGCGTTCCATTATCATGGCACCTGCTGCCACGTCCCTCATAGATGGAGCTGCCATAGATCAGTACTTTGGTATGGTAGACCCTAAAGATTTCAGAGGCATTTCTTGAGAGTAACTGTTGTAGCTGATGCTGTCCGAGATCATGCTTTGATGGTATCATCTGAAATATCTCAAGTTCCTCACTCTGGGGTGCTGAAATTACTGCAAACTGCGAAGTTTGTTGACTCACCTACTCACATAATGGTTGAACATGTCTATGTCTAATGCAATGCTCTACTTGAAGGCGGTTTGGTATTACATCAGTACTGGATTTAGATGTGTCTCCAAGTGTTAGTGCGCCTCACATTGCTTTTCATTTGTAATACGTTAATCATGATTACCACAGGTAGCTGTTAACCAGGCAAAACTTGGCAGTATGGAAGATTTGCTAAGGTGGCTGCATGCTACTGTATGGCTGGATGCTGTTACTGATGTGGCTGATGAATTGAATGATATAGTTGTGTTCACACCGCTGATATTCTTAAACCAGCGAGACATGCAGCTGAGGAGCTGTACGTTCATCTGCAATCTAGTAGCTCCATGTACTCAAACTCTTCATATGCTATAAAGTAATAAGAATACTGATATTGTGTCAACATGCTTGTAGTGAGCAAGTCAGGTCCATGTCATCGACAGAATTAGTAGATAGAATAAGGCAGCTGTGTAAATCTCAGATGGTGGCAATGACTGCAGGAAGTGAAGGTTGTGCCATTTCCACGCAGCAACATGTAATTACGATAGCAGATGTTTCTGCACTCATAGATAATCATACTTGAGTAGATGTAATTAATGACTTGACTGTTGTGTATAGCTTGTTCAGGTTCCTGTTGTTCCATTGGATACAGTGGTTGACGCCACTGGAGCAGGAGACGCTTTCCTTGGGGGTCTTCTTGCCGGTtagttgttgattttgttagttttgtttgattgtcGTCTCAATTCGATTATTTGTGCATGACTTCCAGTATccagtatgtatgtaaatgGATCTGGATGACTAAAAGTAGTTTTTGTGACGTTGCCAGGGGTTTTTGAAAATTAGAAATCTGGTAGTTCACATACTGCAATCCAATCATGCAGTATGAACAGCCCTAGCTGTATACTTCAGTTGCAACTTCTTTCCTTTTGGGTACAAATGCCCTCGTGGGCAATATGTTGATGGTATTGTGTACAATTGCAGGTCTGTATCACAGAGGGTTTCCGCAAACCAAGGAAGACTTGACTGAGCTGGGGCGTGCTGCCAACCTGACCGGTTCAATTTGTTGTCAGATTCTTGGGGCCGTTCCGGATGATTTTGCAAGGTTCCTTGcttaatgtttaattaatgttgaactatgtttcttaattaaataatatttaggAAAGAACTTAAAGGAGAAATAAACAAAGTTTCGTCATGCTCACCTACTGGTAAGCAACTCTGCTGTATTCTCGTGCATGACGACTAGCTGCATGTGCCTGTACAGTAGAGGTGTTCCATATACGTACCTAGACGACTAAAGATAACCTTGTAGTAGGGATGCAGCCAAACATTGAAGAATTCGAAAAAAGTTTGGAGACCGATGGGCTGGCTGCTTCTCAGCTAGTTGGCTATACGGATAGTCAATCAGTGGATGCCTTCGTTGATATTTTATTTCAATGCCAAGGAAATGTGGTATTATCGGGACTCGGTACGCTGAACTTGCAGAATAGTAAACTATACGAATGACGTTTGCTATACATCTCTGCTTTAGGCAAGTCTGGTATTGTAGGCCAGAGAATGGCGTCTTCTCTGGCTTCAACAGGAACTCCAGCACATTTTGTAATTGCGTCGGAATGGGCACATGGAGATTATGGTAATGTCGCAAGGAAAGACTCCTCAGTCGCATGCATAGAGGCATGCCACCGAACGTGCACATCACCGATTTTGTGTAGGGAAGGTACGCCGAAATGCAGACGTAGTCGTTTTTGTGTCTCACAGCGGTAGAACAACCGAATGTTGCGAAGCTGCTCGGTACCTTGTATCTCTCGGAATCTCCGTCTTGTCAATCGTTGGAAGCAAAGGTACGTGCCGCATTATGAATGCATGGGCTCAGCGCCGTTGTCTTGTGACTCGCTGCATTCACCGCCGGGTTCTTGCAAATTCGTACTCAACACAAAGTTGTCTGCCCTAATTTCAATTTGTGTAGATTCTCCACTGGCTCTCGAGTCAGATAAATGTATTTCGTACGATTTGACGGTATCCGAACCTTTGGGTGGTGTTCCAACTTCTTCCATTGTACTTCAAGTGAGACTGCATGCATACTAGAAATATTGTAACGCCGCGCCGCGTTTGAATTAAGTAAGTTTGCCATCGCCTTTCGTGTCGTTTCAGGAAATGCTTGCCAACGCCGTCATTCGAGAATTGCTAAAGCGTCGGAAGTTCAGCAAGGAAGATTTCGGTCGCTTTCATCCCGGCGGTTCACTGGGGACGAAGTTTCACAGCATGTGACTTTCGTGCGTGCGCTAATTAGTGCAAACCCTGTTTGTTTACGCGGTTCTATTCATATCTGATCAAATTCATTGCCGTGACGTATTGAATGCGCAGTAGCGGTCTGTTTTTGTGATGGACGGCAAAAACGAACAGCAAGCTGAAGCCGTCGATTTACTGGAAGATCTAGACTTTTTCTTGAGGAATCAACAACCGCAAACTGTTGACAAGAAGGCGTCGGCCGAACTCTGTTCAAACTGTTCCACATCAAACTCACCGTTGCTCTCTGCGTGCACAAGCGGTCACTTAACTTGTGTAGAAGCTGCATTACTTGATACTCCAACCGTTTCGTCGTGTCGTACTCCACAAGGAGCAACGGCGGCTCACATTGCTGCGAAGCGTGGCGATTGCGCTAGCCTCGTCAAGCTTGTAGAGGCCGACCCGACGTGCGTCTCTTCGCAAGACACAAGAGGGACGACTCCGACTCACGTGTCAGCCTATAACGGCAAGTATGACTGCTTGCGTGCGTTGATCGAACGGGGAGGATCGTCGGACGAGAAGGCACAGGACGGTGCCACTCCTATTCATCTCGCATCGGCCAACGGTCACTTGGATTGTATTGAGTATTTGGTCACAAAGGCGGGCGGTCAAGTCAACAGTCGGACGAATAGTGGTGCCACGCCAGGTTTGCTACTTGCCACTTATCACTCCTACAACTTGTAGGTATCGTATTCCACGAATTTACGAAGAACACACAAATCGCCCCTAGCAAAATCATTACATTGTGCATTCGCATATCTCAGTTGgcgtttctgttgttttagtTTACTTTGCAGCGCAAGAAGGCCATCTTGACTGTCTGCAGTGGCTTGTATCTGTTGCTAAAGCGGACCCCACTATACCGTCTGCTGATGGCATGACGCCTTTACACGCAGCTTGTCAAACCGGCCATCTTAATTGCACTCATTGGCTGGTGAGATCGGCAGACTGTTCTCTTCGATGTAAAACGGAAGACGGAGCAACACCAGGTGAGTCGTACTGCTTGTAACGAAGTACGACTCTACAGAGCAGGTCTTTTTGCCGTTTCAGTGCATTTCGCAGCAGCGAAGGGTCACGTGGCCATCTTGCAGTGGATGTTGCATCACAAGTTGGCGAATGGTTCGGAGAAGGACGAGTTTGGAGCAACTCCTGTCCACGACGCTGCCGAACAGAATCAAGTGGAAAGTCTGAGAGTCTTTCAGATGCACAGCACAGACATGCATCTTCTCGACGACGATGGATGTACCCCCAAGTGAGTAGTAGCCGCAATGCCGCCAGTCTATGCATGTTATTCATAGCTCTTGGTTGCTGTAATTTAGGGATCTTGCCGATCAACGAGGAAACGTGACTTGTAGCGACATTCTCAGAGCAATACCCAAAGGATTGCGTCGCAAGCAGAGCACTCGTAGAGTAGAACAAGTCAGGCAAAATTTCGAACTGTGTCAGATTCAGACGAGAAACGTTCTAGACTGCTCTTTTTATTCTGGTTAGGCCATTCCCGAGATGATTACAAGTCTTCAGGAATTACCACAACTCAGACTGacgaatgatcttcatgacaACAAAAGAGGTACACTATGGGGTAAACTGTTCAACAAAAAACTTAAGAAAGTATGTAGTCACCACTACAAACATTTTGATATTCTGTCCACGAGTTGTGCACTTGCAGGGCTCTCCTCCTGGCAGCAGTCGTAGAGGCATCACGTCGTTCTTTACTTCCTATCGGGGAAAGAATTCTTGATTGTATGACGACTTTCACCACAATAGACCCGCTGTATATAAAGTACAATTTGCGTTTCTCCAATCTATACATACTATATAGGAgagctgtttgtgtgtccgtaTGTACTCGCGTATCTCCAAAACGGTGACTCACAGCGCCATCGAATTTTACTTGCGCACGCCGAACCGACCATGGTAGACAGTGAAGGTGTCGTTGTCTTCCAGATTTCTATTGGGATGACGTTATTCTTGCTGATCGAACGGGCCTCCACTCGCGCGCGAATTTCTCTACAACGGCGCattggatctccaccaaatgtATAATGCCCATTCCTGCAGGACATCGGCCGGTACGCACGGAGCGTGTCATTTATTACCAGCGACGTCGATAAAGGCAAGATATCTTTTaagtatatccgggtctttaaaGATACGGCTACCTTCGTTTGTCCGTGTACGCGCGTCAAATAGCTGCCACGTTCGCTACACCTGTTccctgcaacggcagcaacgtctttgaagtgacgacctccagcgggactgtcgaaatatCTGCAAGATATGACTTGGTCACATGTACGGTGTCAGTGTACGGGGAACACATTATCTTGTTTCCGCCCAAATCCACTTCAGGAAATTCATGCTAATTTTGCCCGGGTAAAGAACGGGCTAATAAGCTAGTCTTATTTATATATAACATGACATCTCAATAACTGCATGAACAAATAATTCGAATCATAACTGCACGCACGTAAGCGGGCCAACAGCTGACAAGTGGCATAGCTCTATTGTAGGGAGAATAAAGAAAGCCCTCAGACCACTGCCTCAGACGCGTCCTAGATGAGTAGATAGCTACCGTCGACCTAAAAGCTACGAAATGTGTGGCCCTGGCCGCTTTTGGGCTCTTAGCGGGTCAAAGACCTCAGACTTGTAAGTGACTGCCAACTGTAAGATTTGTACAACTGTCAACGGCACTAAATAATGCTTTAGCACGACATCTGTCAACTGCACTCAAAAGTCCCCACTCTAGTTCAGTTCACAATACATTACAGCTATTGCATCCTTCATCCTTTTTATGTGCTTTGCCTCGTCACTGAGGAAACAATCGCAGAACTCAAGGCTTTATCTGGTAGGTGAATGTCTGCAGTTACAGCTACCTTATAATATCCAATTTTCAAACTACAATTTTAGAAAGTGCTGTTCATAAGCTATTCCAGATCTGTTTTGATCAAAGTTTGTCAAAATAGTAGTGGCACAAACAGATCTGCAACACCAAGACTTCTTGGGCCTTCACAACAATTTGAAGTATCACCCACAGGACACTCAAGAAAAATGCCATGCATTAGCAGCAACTTCGATTAACTGGGCATACTTTAACAACAAGGTTGCAAACTTCAACATTATGGTGGTAAGAGGTACTATAGCTTCTGATTAGTTAGGAAGGTCTGATTGTGGTGAGAGTGCAAACTCTCAAATTTGATTGTACATTCAACTTGTATAGTCACGCAAGTTTAAGTCAAGGAGTCAAGGAAGGAGAGGTAGGGATCTTCAAGATCTTCACGTGAGAAGCGGTAGATCTTGGGTTTTCAGATCTTCACATGCAGGACTTGCTGCTTGTTAGCTTCACATGAATTAGCTTCTATCTTCTAATATTCATACTTCATCAAAGGAATGCATATTCTTCATCCTATCATGTtgaacagagagtaggtgAAGCAGCCAACAGATACAATACAGTTACAACAATCTACTACATCAGCCATTTGGAAGATACCCATGCAGAAGTTCAGTGCCAAGTGTACACTAACACCTGAAGGTGTAACAATAACACAGTTAGAGTCTGCTCACCAGAGCATGgagacagcaaacagaagcAGAAACAGATTGACAATCTTCCTTTAGTAGCGACCTAAAGAAAACAACCATACCTAAACATGGCGCAAGCTTTGTGACCAGCTTTAACTAACGAGGAGAATAAGACGGTGATCGTGATCGACGCCTTGACCCATAAGGAGAAGGAGAATAGTGGGAATTATCATAATCTCCATCTCGTGACCTAGtaacaaatataatatatagaAATGTTGTGATGAAAAGATATTGTGATCAGCAAAAGTGAAAACTTTAAACGTTTACCCAATATGTATAAGCAATGAGTTTCAATCTGAAAATACATGCAGTCTTACTACACTATTGGCAAAGCAACAGccatctagtactgtagacaGTTTGCCATTCAGCTGATTATGTTGAGCCTCACAAAGTTAGTTTCTGTTCATCACCTAGACTAACTCAATAGTCAAAAAAACGTGTTTGGGATTCCAAGGAAGCACCAAACACTAAACATCATTGAGATGTTAGACTTGTATGGACATTGCTTATAAATGTGTAAGTTAAGAGATATATAAACATATTCACGAAATCTAGTAGGAATTTCATAATAGAAACACACTACTTCCTTGCAAGTCATTAATGAGTCCGTGTACCTTGTTGGCTTGCCCATATAGATGCCTGGTGTTGGAGTGTGTGGTCGTTTTGTAATTGAGAAATCGACTCTCATGCGTCTTCCATCTACCTCAACTCCATTCGTCCGCTCTTTAGCCTAAACATAAAACTGGTCTCTACCAGTCTCCCAAACAACCCATCTATATCACTCACCTCTCTTGCATCATCAATCTCATCATAATAGACAAATGCAAACCCTCGAGATCTACCACTCTAAAATAAACgcacatgccatcatcatctccATCATGACATTTAGGCACATCTGCAGATTGTGGGTCCTTAGAAATATGTTTGAATCAGCAAGTACACGGTGCCAGA
This genomic window contains:
- the LOC134184940 gene encoding activating transcription factor 7-interacting protein 1-like isoform X1; amino-acid sequence: MDKTSMFERKRSAESVITGHEAKRPAILRNGARSINLASGTLRVKPMKPSPPPMRPLHTPALTVNTPERMTNGLTTSPVQKADGKRFTAICVESKLENEKAQKVHSETQTHACFGYKPKAITDIVSSRVNEVFELLSKPLAERIASLEEENKQLQTRLLQANERLATIKEMANKSNKQQQTASKSLKQLSPQSEVMTEPKLSEHSIQEVVTPVTTNVTTTPRVIQLSPPLTANVSPSQTTAPKHDSVNMKSLCTGDVNTIGGMLSVQPSVISQQRQVISMTLSTVNGQTLPVSSVEEKQHSSACGGGGQFLSPGCGNNSVRRTETQDTVTHTQNVDVLPYNQSAVLAVETTTQPLVVDKTSHVDQVNRSGYSTTQVDLTSQPDFPHCRSPNKQQQWTNTSTKFDHSNQYEQSVSAVARPDRVDVAPYTQHLEQSASSRNAHTTRVELTEQLPSRVDLTVVSDRVLGWAPTSVQQQQQQQQQLSHRPNQLTQQHYSQRFYPPQRNPYPLYSPNQHCPRPQYSQQRHIHQPAYSSHPAGYITNIRTTANMPNRTSAAVPVNLSSYSVYAPVANFAHAQQPVPGMAGNNSCRTLLSSNSIPTPVVSSHVTHSGIVLQWTLSTNDFHKSQIVDRYELYAYQGNSPLTPQGSHPDPKWNKVGTVKALPLPMQCILTQFMKGRTYYFVIRAIDAQGHPGGFSKRCFVNLP
- the LOC134184942 gene encoding uncharacterized protein LOC134184942 isoform X1 translates to MLAATRAIVSRRLQSTKALLGCGSNVIDKFFKVEALPKPGEKGYFASSERILERSLVGGVTLNHLAWAALLGVPASLLALQGDDQSGRFIRSALSQQYHVDTSFIKVSKDYTTSECFVFIQRDGERSIIMAPAATSLIDGAAIDQYFADAVRDHALMVSSEISQVPHSGVLKLLQTAKRFGITSVLDLDVSPSVAVNQAKLGSMEDLLSCVHTADILKPARHAAEELYVHLQSSSSIEQVRSMSSTELVDRIRQLCKSQMVAMTAGSEGCAISTQQHLVQVPVVPLDTVVDATGAGDAFLGGLLAGLYHRGFPQTKEDLTELGRAANLTGSICCQILGAVPDDFARKELKGEINKVSSCSPTVGMQPNIEEFEKSLETDGLAASQLVGYTDSQSVDAFVDILFQCQGNVVLSGLGKSGIVGQRMASSLASTGTPAHFVIASEWAHGDYGKVRRNADVVVFVSHSGRTTECCEAARYLVSLGISVLSIVGSKDSPLALESDKCISYDLTVSEPLGGVPTSSIVLQEMLANAVIRELLKRRKFSKEDFGRFHPGGSLGTKFHSM
- the LOC134184942 gene encoding uncharacterized protein LOC134184942 isoform X2 codes for the protein MLAATRAIVSRRLQSTKALLGCGSNVIDKFFKVEALPKPGEKGYFASSERILERSLVGGVTLNHLAWAALLGVPASLLALQGDDQSGRFIRSALSQQYHVDTSFIKVSKDYTTSECFVFIQRDGERSIIMAPAATSLIDGAAIDQYFADAVRDHALMVSSEISQVPHSGVLKLLQTAKRFGITSVLDLDVSPSVAVNQAKLGSMEDLLSCVHTADILKPARHAAEELYVHLQSSSSIEQVRSMSSTELVDRIRQLCKSQMVAMTAGSEGCAISTQQHLVQVPVVPLDTVVDATGAGDAFLGGLLAGLYHRGFPQTKEDLTELGRAANLTGSICCQILGAVPDDFARKELKGEINKVSSCSPTGMQPNIEEFEKSLETDGLAASQLVGYTDSQSVDAFVDILFQCQGNVVLSGLGKSGIVGQRMASSLASTGTPAHFVIASEWAHGDYGKVRRNADVVVFVSHSGRTTECCEAARYLVSLGISVLSIVGSKDSPLALESDKCISYDLTVSEPLGGVPTSSIVLQEMLANAVIRELLKRRKFSKEDFGRFHPGGSLGTKFHSM
- the LOC134184943 gene encoding espin-like, with amino-acid sequence MDGKNEQQAEAVDLLEDLDFFLRNQQPQTVDKKASAELCSNCSTSNSPLLSACTSGHLTCVEAALLDTPTVSSCRTPQGATAAHIAAKRGDCASLVKLVEADPTCVSSQDTRGTTPTHVSAYNGKYDCLRALIERGGSSDEKAQDGATPIHLASANGHLDCIEYLVTKAGGQVNSRTNSGATPVYFAAQEGHLDCLQWLVSVAKADPTIPSADGMTPLHAACQTGHLNCTHWLVRSADCSLRCKTEDGATPVHFAAAKGHVAILQWMLHHKLANGSEKDEFGATPVHDAAEQNQVESLRVFQMHSTDMHLLDDDGCTPKDLADQRGNVTCSDILRAIPKGLRRKQSTRRVEQAIPEMITSLQELPQLRLTNDLHDNKRGTLWGKLFNKKLKKGSPPGSSRRGITSFFTSYRGKNS